TATATTATTTGTGACTCACCTCACAGGAACTGCCAAAAGACTCTTGACTCCGTTCTTGCCGAGCTCCACAAGAACATCATCAGTATACGGTTTCAGCCATTGCACAGGACCAACTCGACTCTGAtgggtaaaagaaaaaaaattagcaaatgAATATGTAGGCATAAGAAACAAAAAAAGATTGGAGTTCCATGATACAAGCCTATAAGCATAACTGATTGGTTTAGAGAAGACATCAATGTAGCTTTCTAGATTGGAAATTGTGAAGTCTATGacataagaattttttttcatgGTGTCATTGCGAACCTGGTACGCAAGTTTATGATCATTGTTGATTCCTCTAGCCTTTAATTCTCTCATAATTAAGAAGATGCAGTCCTCCATCTGATTTTTGTAAGGATCTCCAGCCTCCTCTACATAGCTAACTGGCACTCCATGAGCACTGAAGAATATCATAACCTAGACATTGTAATCATGAATCATGAACATCAGTTCCCCGGCAGATATCAAAATGCCAAAAGGTTCAAAAAGAAATGAGCAGGTGCAGCCAGGAAGCTACAAAGTAAAGGTGTATGGAAGGTTCTAGATTACTTCGTCGGGCATGGAAAATGACTGAAGCTCTTTCTCAATCAAGTCAGCCATGGACTTGATATAACCTTCTCTCTGGTACCAGGATCGGATGATTGCAACAGGCAGTTGAGAAAGATATGCATCATTCCTGACAATACCAAGATAATGTAAGACAATAGAATAAATGAAGGCGGAATAATTAAAGGGCAACGGTGGCTAAAATAAGAGGTAAATGAGCCCAAAATCTTGATGTGTGAGGTGTAAATAGTTGAAGGAGAAGGGATAGATTAGGAACTGATAAAAATATTTTGGGGAGGTCTATTAACCCTAGTGGTAAGTTCAACTACTACGATTTGCACCCATCTTTATTTTTCCTTGTTTGATCTCCTATTACTACATCACTTCAATTACAAACATGCCCTCTAGTTCAAAAAGGTCATGTAGACAAGTTTACCTGAACATGTTTTGGAGAACTCGGAGGCTTGAACCTGTTGTAGATATAGAAAACTGAGGATAGAGAGGAAGGACAACAAGCCTTGTTATCTTGTCCCTCTTaatctgaaaaaataaaaaagaaaaggtcAAATTCATTTACTCCGAATTTCCAACAGATACTCTCAAAAAGAACACAAGaaatagaaaaaaagaaaaaaagggttGTTGAAGTAGACACTAGTAAGATAGCAAAAGTTTGTAAAAACACTATACGGTCACTTATAGGCCAAAGATTTGAAGTTCCTTGATTTCGGATTAGTGCCAGTGCGATATGGCTTATTATATCATGCGCATTTCTTACTTATATAAGGTTGCACATGCcgtttgctaccaagggtccATCGAAAACAATAACTTTGTTAAAAACACTTATAAGTGAACACTTAAAAATGAAAAGAGCAGAACATGAAACATAGTCCAAAAGAGACACATCCTTTTCCTCAAATAATTGTTTTTAACAAAGCAATGATTAGAAAGAACAATGATGAAAGCAAACCTGGTCAACTGCCTCTTCTGTGAACGGATACCAGTACCTCATGCCAACATAGACAGATACATTCTTGTTTTTTGCTTCCAATGCCAACTTAATTGCATTTGCCTTCAAAACAAAGTCATTTCAACAAAAATTGGCGACATAAGTGACTTGCACAACTCAAATACAAATTTATCCGAAACAATATATAGTAAGGATGTGAAAGAGAAAGTAGAACGGAAGTCGACAATGGAAAACTTGTCTCACCTGTTCATCCGTAATCTTTCGCAAAGGTGAACCTCCTCCTATTGAAGCATACCCTTCCTTGCTTTTAGGGGCCCTAAGTGTGGAAATCAATTGAGCAAGTGGTCTTTGCAGAAATCGGAAAATCCTGGGTAGGCGAATGATGTcctattttaaattgtaacacAACACACATATCAGATAAATAGACGTCATGTACCTTTTAACGGCTGACAGAATCAAACAAATCAGTGAAGGGAGCATACCGGGTCAGCAAAAAGGTTAAACAAGAATGGCTGGACGTCATTAAGAGTATCAGGACCTCCTAAATTCAAAAGAAGCACCCCAATTTTTTCCTCTGCAATGTGTGAAGAATCGTTCACCAAGTCTTCACTATAAATACTTGTGTGTGTAGCAGCAGAACAATCAATTTTTCTCACTACATTACTTCTCGTATCTGGTTGAGAATAAGAGAGTCCACTGTTCTTTCCAGGTTGGCCGTCAAAGGAGGCTGAGATCGTATACAAACTAAACAACGATTGCTTACGGCTATATCTACATGGCGACATGTATGTTCTAAGTCGCAAACCTGACCTGCCGACAGAGCAATGCATTGGCTTGTCAGAAATCATTGACTTAGCTCTCTTTCATACTGTTTGCATACTCTAAGCTATTACAACACTAAAACTTTTCCATTCAAAAACAAACAgacttttaatttgttcttatACAACTAATCATTCATCTATATTATTTTCTAGTTTATCAGCTATAAGACTGTAATTTTCATGCTACTATATCCTTCGGCACATCAGCTACTTGGCCCCCAAATTGCATTTCATGGCTTCCCCTATACTCATAATATAAGTAAACGCAAAATTACTGCAAGACCTTTTAGGATAGTGTTACAATTCTCATACTACTTCCAGATTTTTATCTTGAGGAACATTCGGGACGCTAATCACCAGTCGTTAATACACATCTTACAACATTGATACCCCGATATGGCAGTATGCCAAAGATAAGTGGACTCGCATATCTCAGTGCAAACTACTCCCTGCTATTCACCCTaatagtcccatttgacttttaactttattcatcaaccaccactcttaatttgtattttacttttaatctataaattataacatagtcaagtgggatattGTTTGTAATTCTTTTCAATGCATAGAATATAGATCATTAATATCaaactttttacaatttttgattctgcataattagaaatattaatgaTAGAATTATTGCATTAGCAAACGTGTCCAGTCAAATGAGACTATTAGGGTGATAAAGGTAGAAGAAGCAATCTAAATAAATTCAAGAATGAAAACAACAACAGGGTGCAGTATCAATGAAGCTTTAAATGAATGAAGCGAGTCAACACTTTTGATTTTTGGATCAACAACGATTAAAAAAAGGAGAAACATGaacaaatttattataaatggaAGAAGGAAATCTAATCTAATAATCCATAATCATAATTTCCGGTCTCCACagagaaaaaaatttatagccatcaacaaaaaattaaataggaaGTTTAATTGGGCACCATTAACATTCATCTAatcaaataagcaaaaaaaaaaaagatcagAATTCATGATCAATAAAAACCCTATCATCAAAAAGTTAGAAAGATCCAACATGAATTCATCAAAGCATCAAAAATCACAAGGTTGATTCGTTTGCAAGAATATGGGCAAAAAAGGGAAATCCAAATTTCACTCAAAGAATCAATACCTGAAATCTCGGACAGAAGGAGATAATAATTTCATCTGGGAAATCACGGCAGAGCTGGAGGTTGCTTCCATGGCACTAATTAAAATTACCCAGTAGCCAGAAAACAGTAATCTAGTAGTTGGAAAATCAAAAGTCAGgaaattttttagggttttgaaagaTAGAAGAATTTTCAATATCTAAAAGAGTAAATGAAGAATGTGATCAAAGGTCAAAAGAAGGaataaaatagagaaaatatgGAGGTGTTCAAGAATGGTGGATGGTATTGGTTTGTGTTTAGGTGCACCTAATTTGCATGTAGACTTTTTCCAAATATAGGAAACAGCTAGTTTGTTCGATATTTCAATTTTCCGTGGACTAAAAGTCGGTTTTTCTTTTTACTATTTATGGAAGGTCGGTTGGGATCAGCTTCGGAACTCGGAAGCATTGCTTCCATGTAGACGTGCTATGGATAGTTGGTCGCTTTGGTTATGGTAATAGATCTTGGATTCGATTTGGAATTGtgaatatatatgttttacaatTTATGGTTGGTATGATATGATGTCCAAACATGCGGAAATTATAGGGGAGACTAATCGATAGTAATCGTGAGAGAGACTAATCGAGAGTAGAATTAGACAGCTGTCGACGGT
This Amaranthus tricolor cultivar Red isolate AtriRed21 chromosome 13, ASM2621246v1, whole genome shotgun sequence DNA region includes the following protein-coding sequences:
- the LOC130797710 gene encoding ferrochelatase-1, chloroplastic, translating into MEATSSSAVISQMKLLSPSVRDFRSGLRLRTYMSPCRYSRKQSLFSLYTISASFDGQPGKNSGLSYSQPDTRSNVVRKIDCSAATHTSIYSEDLVNDSSHIAEEKIGVLLLNLGGPDTLNDVQPFLFNLFADPDIIRLPRIFRFLQRPLAQLISTLRAPKSKEGYASIGGGSPLRKITDEQANAIKLALEAKNKNVSVYVGMRYWYPFTEEAVDQIKRDKITRLVVLPLYPQFSISTTGSSLRVLQNMFRNDAYLSQLPVAIIRSWYQREGYIKSMADLIEKELQSFSMPDEVMIFFSAHGVPVSYVEEAGDPYKNQMEDCIFLIMRELKARGINNDHKLAYQSRVGPVQWLKPYTDDVLVELGKNGVKSLLAVPVSFVSEHIETLEEIDMEYKELALESGIENWGRVPALNCTSSFINDLADAVNEALPAAAAISTNTSEEADNDVVKYVIKLFFGSLLAFVLLLSPKMISSFRNNLL